A region of the Chelmon rostratus isolate fCheRos1 chromosome 1, fCheRos1.pri, whole genome shotgun sequence genome:
gatatacgcgccgctcctctggggctaatttcttcagaacgactccaaatgccaccaaagttgtctgggtgtctaaatggtctcatttaatgctacaaataaggtccaggttgtaaaaaacgaaagttatcctttaagtgagTTTTCATTTGCTGATATATTAGTTAtcactgaaaagcaaaaaacaagGTCTTTGGTGGTCAGAAATCCTCCTTTAGCCTGTAACTTATTGGTAACTACAGCTTGAGGGATGGTTTCCctcagcagtggaggaaggatATAACACCCCACCTACAATACTGTCCTTTCCTGAGAGTTAGCAACTGCTCGCACCTGTCTGCAGGTGACTCCAGCAACTCTCACGACTGCAGTTACGCAGGCAGGAGCATTCAGAACCAGGTGGTATCAATGACCTTGATGTATCTGAAcctccccaccagtcagttagaactaAAGTAGCCcctcggatgagaggcgaaagGTTTTTGAGTTTCTACGCCCAGCTGACCTTGATTCAGCCTTTCTTGAATAattttttgagctgttttacACAACAGAGCTTTCTCTCCACTTTCTTTTGGAACATTGCTTCCGGGCGTCGCCGGCATGTTTTTCAAGGATCAATTCGGTGTTGCTCCACCAGTGTTTTAGAGTGTATGTTTGAAATGGGCCTAAGGACCCTTCCATTTAGGATGTAATCTGACTCATCTTAAATATGCAGACAGAccagtgtgctgcagcagaaaaaaacaaaacaaaacatgcagcttcaTTTCAGCTAGCGGAGGTTAAGCATGAGGGAGTGAAGAGGAACTGAACAAAATGCTCTCTTTCATTAAGTTCATGCAAGAACGAGACAAATTGCAAACTGTCATAGTACATGATCCTATTTTGCATGGTAAGGTTACCTTATTAAAGCAGGATGTAGttacacatttgtgtgtgtgtgtgtgtgtgtgtgtgactttgggTACTTTAGGGGACACAGTTCAGACTGAAGAGTTAAATGGGGGACTGTCTGGTGGCACTGGGGACAAAAGCTGTGTCGGTGGATTCTgcaggttaggtttaggttagggttgGGTTTAAGCGAGTAGAGGTTAGGGTCAGAAAAAGTgttcaggaaatgaatgcaagtccagGTTATTTCTTGAAAAGTGACTGAAGGaagtttgtgtatgtgtgtgtgtgtgtgtgtgtgtgtgtgtagtaataataataagcataatatttagtcttttatttttagcattacATTTAGGGTTTGCAATCTTCCTTCCACTTACCGGAGGGTTTTTAATATGACTTTCAAGTTGGAAACCCTAATTAAATCCTGATCAAGCGATCACAGATAACAGTGTAATTACATATGTCCCCGGGTGGAATTTTCTCTTCAAATACCAACAAAGTTTACCATTTACTGTATGAGGGGGTGTCAGAGCTAACATACCTGGGTCTGAAGGATACTCTTCAACCAGCTTCCTGTGAGAGAAACCCAtctggtttttctttttcaggatCAGGTAGGCCACCAGTCCCAGAAAGGCCACAGCCACCCCTGTTCCCAGTACAGCCCCCCACGCTCCGTTTCTTTTACTCGTGTGGGTATCTGATTCCAAACCTTTATTGGAGAAAGAGAGGTCGACAGACAGTGATAAATAATTTGTCAACAGTAAAATTATTTATATCAACTGCTGTCTTTGAGGGCTAATTTTCAGATAATTATTGCTGAAATGCGTTTTTGAAATTGTGTTTCCAGTGGCAGCACTCTGCATAGATACACATCCCAATTAGTCAGCTGTACAGATTTGTCTAATTTGCACTGTGATAATTAATGCAATTAACATGCCAAAATCATGATAATTTCTTGAATACATTAGAATATTTTAAGGCGGCAGGCTGTGCTCATCTCCATAAGGTGACATGTGACTGAACATTACTTTAGTTCTCCATGAATTCTTTACGTGTAAATATAGCAGCGAGCTAATTACCTGCACGCATTAGCGTCAGCGCTCTCACATTATGGCAGCTATACGGTGAAATGAAGAATGAAAGATGTGACATCCAGTGCTAacattgtcttttcttttaacatAATGTAAAACTTTCCTCAGCTTCACTGTTTGGGTCCGGGGCAGCAGCAGTGGATAAAAGGCAGTTTGTGAACGTGACAGAATTGTTTCCAGCATCTTCTGACACAGAACTACTACATTTGTATTTTATCAGGACTCACACATAAATAATTCAGTGGCTCCGTTTATCTACAAATGGCTCAATTTACCCACTTGCTCGGATCAATTTACCCCTAACCTGGGGGAGGTGGAACCAAAAGACCATTCTTGTTTTCTATCGCTGCTTTTTTCCGCTTCATTTGAAGGTGGACATGATGCACTATGAGTGGAAGTACTTGTTTTAGCTATGTCTTAATTTATTCTTGCTAGGAATCTGCTTTAAGTAAAGATTTTGCAATAACTCTGCATGTATTATTGCTGAGGTTACAGTAAATCATGTCAAGTTTTGAAATATTCAACCACTTTGGTCTAATAAAGCTCAGTTCTATTATTgaatggaaacactgaacataTACATTAAAGAGGCCCTGTGGGCGCATCCTACAGACTatggtgatcccctgacttttcctctagcagcACCAAAAGTTTGAAATTTTTGATTTTGTCTGAAATTTATCTCTAAGTATTGGATGGGTTGCCATAACGTCCATGTCATTATGAACTGTGATTATTTCGGTGTGCCTTTGACTTTCCATCTAATACCTACATCCACAGTTGTATATTGTGTTTAGCACTAattagcagatgttagcatACTAATATGTTACAGTAAACTAAGCTGGCCAACATGGTAAACATTGCACCTGCtgttgcatgctaacattgacattgtgagcatattagcatgctaatgttagcctttAGCTCAAAGTAATGCCTCATAGATGTGCTCTTAGTCTTGTTGTATTATGATGAAACATGATTATGATTCATAGAGGCCCTGATGTCATTATAATAACTGTGTGCTGCCCTGGTCTTGTAAGGTCCCACAGTTGGACTGAATGGATATTTTCATTGTGGTTTCATATCCAACCCTCTTCTGGGACGGGTTGTAACCGAATGTAATGTGTAATAATTTTGTTGCACTTgtataatgacaataaacacttctgattctgattctgatatcTATAAACTCGATGCTGATCTCTACTCAATCGTCTGTGCTTTAGTGCAGTTTTTGTGTTAAAACGGTCCCTGTCATGGTGACTGTGGAGCAGCTTTTTCTTCCCGTGTTGCCCACACTTTCACAACTGTTTTCCCGCTGTTTATTGCCGTCATCTGTTAGTGTTATGTCCTGCTGTCACATCTGTCCATATGATGTGGGTTTTATTTTAATCCTGACCTCGCACCAGCTTTCTGAagccctttttttccccttgccATAGTGTCAGTAGTGAGTTCGCCCACATATATTTTGCAGGAAAGTAGCTTCTccagaagacagatggttttgaactggtgtgtatgtgcagcCTTTTCCAGTCCTATCTTACTGATCTGGTGGTTGACACCAAAGACTAGTCTCACGCCCCTGCAAAGAGGCAGCACAAGTATCTTTGACCTCAGTCcctttttcaggtttttttgcCACTAAAACAGGGTTTCATTGTCCTGCTGAAAAGGTGGGTGTAACAGACCCCTTCACTCATAGTGGCTGCACCGATAGCCGCTGAAACCCAATCCAACCTTTTCCTTTGAAAGAAGGGGAGTTTGTCCTCTGCCGGTGGGAAAATAGATGCAGGTAAATGTGGGTCAGGGAAAGGGTGGAAAAAAAGCGATGTAGAAAACTAGCAACGGTGATCTGTGCTCTTGAGCAATGAGCACAGTGTTACTTTCAAAGCAAGTCTCTAAAGATGGTCTGTATAGAATTCTGTGCCGACTCTGTTGCCTTTCTGCTCAAACTTTAACACAAGTCGCTCAGGAGGGCTTGAAATTTCTGATATCTGTCTATAAAGTGACATCATGCTGCAGCCCAGTCACAACAATAAATGCTGGCATTGTACATTTCTGTAAACCACGGATAAGTTCGAACAACACATTcttaattttcagttttatgtcGCGCTGTGGTTAAAGTCTGGTTATTGTAGAGACGTTGACATGATTGACAATTTTAACACATCCGTGGTTTGCAGGATTGTACAATATGAGCATTTTGTTCTGGTGACTGGGCTGCATGCTGCTGGGAAGACACAGAAATGTGCACCAGATACTGTGACACCTGAGACTGCAGCAGTACCTCTTTCTGAGCTGCCCCCGGAGGCTGAGCCTTTCTCTGTCCTGTTAGCCCTCTCAGGTGTGTTCGGAGCGGCGGCAGTCGTGGATGAAGACGTGGTGGGCGTCTCGTCTCTCTCTGGCGCCGCAGTGGTCgtcactgttgttttgttggtaGATTGTGTAGCGTTAGTTAACGATGCgcctttgtcttgttttgtggtGGATTCCTGCGTAGCGTTGCGCTTTGGAGCCGCGGTCTGTACATTAGTGGGAGTGGAGTTGTGTGAAACGCTGGTGGAGTTTTGTGCTGTGGAGTTTTGAGGAGTCATTGTAGAGTTATGCGTTTCTTTCTTGGTGCCCGTCATGTTGAGCTGGCTTGAGTTTGTGGGAGCTGTAGTTGGGGAAATGGTGGTGTTTGACGGTTTAGGTTGTTTGGTTGTCTGAGTTGTGGGGGGCACAGTGGCCCTGACAACAGTCAGATCATCAGATTCGTCATCAGCATCCTTATCAGGGTCGGACACATTCTCCTCTTGTTCAGTATATAATGCCATGGAGCCAGATGGTATCCCGCTGCTGTAATCATTACTTGACTCCTGAGCAGTTCCATCAGTTCTCTGATCAtattctgtctcctctccaggaaatgcagcatttgGACTTCCAGCTGTATTTTTAGTCTTTAGTTCACGGAGCCAGCTTATATCAATTGTCCGCCCCGTAGACTCAGTTGTATATTGGAGCGATGCCAAGTGAAAAGCTTGGACTAGCAGAAGGAGGCCTGCTGTGATTTTTAAATACCGTTCCATTTCCCCCTCTGGTTTCACTCTGAAACACAAGagtaaacaaaaaacattttcagttaatcatataaaatataattcattgtgtttttcaaagtGCCAAGAGCAGTTTCACATTTGAACACTGTGATAGTACATCAGATGTGAGTGCTCACTAATTAATGCAAATGATGTGA
Encoded here:
- the muc15 gene encoding mucin-15; translation: MERYLKITAGLLLLVQAFHLASLQYTTESTGRTIDISWLRELKTKNTAGSPNAAFPGEETEYDQRTDGTAQESSNDYSSGIPSGSMALYTEQEENVSDPDKDADDESDDLTVVRATVPPTTQTTKQPKPSNTTISPTTAPTNSSQLNMTGTKKETHNSTMTPQNSTAQNSTSVSHNSTPTNVQTAAPKRNATQESTTKQDKGASLTNATQSTNKTTVTTTAAPERDETPTTSSSTTAAAPNTPERANRTEKGSASGGSSERGLESDTHTSKRNGAWGAVLGTGVAVAFLGLVAYLILKKKNQMGFSHRKLVEEYPSDPVLRLDNSEPLDLNFGGSAYYNPGLQGDSIQMNSLPGRH